A window from Candidatus Nitrospira neomarina encodes these proteins:
- a CDS encoding CDP-alcohol phosphatidyltransferase family protein — protein MTVSAYIINDPNIRLWNLTSRIRYQRMLSRLGVGSFLNNLNELPSDHSLLIIRGDYLFDARIFSFLLKQPNVVLEVETQAGLCPVVAHVDSSLASATCDGIQREHTRNVANLQSVTLQDLSTSFSNELRKTDHPYVFPIRESNRVALEEHLFTGSYKGVTDLVTKFLWPVPAKWATRLCALWGISPNQVTSLSLVLVIAAGVLFTFGQFFWGLVLGWIMTFLDTVDGKLARVTVTSSKWGNIFDHGIDLIHPPFWYLAWGVGLTAFAPLLSWLTVETTIGIILIGYVLGRMVEGIFQWWLGGFVIFCWKPLDSYFRLVTARRNPNLILLTASLLFGRPDLGLEAVAIWTVGSTLILIARLLMAGWGKARMGGLTSWLAEIDPVNRNSLAVRMFTNPPVTIK, from the coding sequence ATGACTGTGTCCGCATATATTATCAATGATCCGAATATCCGTTTGTGGAATTTGACCTCTCGTATCCGGTATCAACGTATGTTAAGTCGATTGGGGGTTGGCAGTTTTCTCAATAATCTCAACGAACTCCCATCCGATCATTCGCTTCTGATTATTAGAGGGGATTATTTATTTGATGCGCGAATATTCTCCTTTCTCTTGAAGCAACCCAATGTTGTTCTGGAAGTTGAGACTCAAGCCGGGTTATGCCCGGTTGTGGCTCATGTGGATTCCTCTTTGGCTTCCGCAACGTGTGATGGGATACAACGAGAACACACACGAAATGTGGCAAACCTACAATCTGTGACATTGCAGGATCTTTCAACTTCCTTTTCCAACGAATTGCGAAAAACTGATCATCCCTATGTGTTCCCCATTCGCGAAAGTAACCGGGTGGCATTGGAAGAACATTTATTTACGGGATCGTATAAAGGCGTCACTGATCTGGTGACGAAGTTTCTTTGGCCCGTTCCGGCCAAATGGGCCACCCGGCTTTGTGCGCTTTGGGGGATTTCGCCTAATCAGGTGACATCGCTGAGCTTAGTACTTGTTATTGCAGCAGGCGTGTTGTTCACTTTTGGGCAGTTTTTTTGGGGACTTGTCCTGGGCTGGATCATGACGTTTCTCGATACGGTGGACGGAAAATTAGCTCGAGTAACGGTGACCTCCAGTAAATGGGGGAATATTTTTGATCATGGCATTGATTTAATTCACCCTCCATTTTGGTATTTAGCTTGGGGAGTGGGTCTCACCGCATTTGCCCCTTTGCTCTCCTGGTTGACGGTGGAAACCACCATTGGAATCATTTTGATCGGATATGTGTTGGGACGCATGGTTGAAGGAATTTTTCAATGGTGGTTAGGGGGATTTGTCATCTTTTGTTGGAAACCCTTGGATTCTTATTTCAGGCTTGTCACGGCTCGGCGTAATCCTAATCTCATTCTCTTAACGGCCAGTCTTCTTTTTGGGCGTCCCGATTTGGGCTTGGAGGCTGTGGCCATTTGGACAGTGGGCTCTACCCTGATTTTAATCGCGAGACTTCTTATGGCTGGTTGGGGGAAAGCCAGGATGGGTGGCCTCACTTCCTGGTTGGCTGAGATCGATCCAGTCAATCGAAATTCCCTGGCGGTGAGAATGTTTACCAATCCTCCGGTCACGATCAAATGA
- the lptG gene encoding LPS export ABC transporter permease LptG: MKILNRYLAVSLLKGYFPVLAIFLAVFSLIVFVEELDDVGKGRYTFWSAGEFLMLTLPTRLVFLAPFVALLGSIMALGSLANGRELIAIQAAGVSPYQIAWSVMQVGVCFILLVAFLEEVVNPPLDQEAYFKRSMALSDSGAYKGKQGFWFREGRRFIRIHQIRYGESPQGLDIFEFDDAGQLDFYMHAQEAEIVNPQKWTLKNIKKQVIHGYSVSQEQMESLEWDSPLKQNEVRLLTLPSSTLAPSELYQYMKILKRKKQNFLRYELSFWDKIFMPLNTGLMILVAIPFVFGPLRTSAAGKRVFIGSLVGLGYYLMTEIFKHVGILFGASPLLTTAAPFLLLSLVTFVLWRRYLN; the protein is encoded by the coding sequence ATGAAAATTCTCAATCGGTATCTGGCGGTCAGTTTACTGAAAGGGTATTTCCCTGTGCTGGCCATATTTTTAGCGGTCTTCAGTTTAATCGTATTTGTTGAAGAGCTGGATGACGTGGGTAAGGGGCGCTATACCTTTTGGAGCGCTGGTGAGTTTTTAATGCTGACCCTGCCAACCCGGTTGGTGTTTCTAGCCCCGTTTGTGGCGTTGTTAGGGAGTATTATGGCCCTGGGTAGCCTTGCCAATGGCCGGGAACTCATCGCGATTCAGGCCGCTGGAGTTTCTCCCTACCAAATAGCCTGGTCAGTGATGCAGGTTGGGGTATGTTTTATTTTACTCGTGGCCTTCCTTGAAGAGGTGGTCAATCCCCCCCTGGATCAAGAGGCCTATTTTAAGCGATCAATGGCATTGTCGGATTCAGGGGCCTATAAGGGAAAACAGGGTTTCTGGTTTCGTGAGGGAAGGCGCTTTATTAGAATTCATCAGATTCGCTACGGAGAGAGTCCACAAGGCCTTGATATTTTTGAATTTGATGATGCCGGACAATTGGATTTCTATATGCATGCTCAAGAGGCAGAAATTGTCAATCCTCAGAAATGGACTCTAAAAAATATTAAAAAGCAGGTCATTCACGGATATAGTGTTTCCCAGGAGCAGATGGAGAGTCTGGAATGGGACTCTCCGCTTAAACAGAATGAAGTCCGGTTATTGACCCTTCCTTCTTCCACATTGGCCCCTTCCGAGCTTTACCAATACATGAAAATCTTAAAACGAAAAAAACAAAATTTTCTGAGATATGAGTTAAGCTTTTGGGACAAAATTTTTATGCCTTTGAATACCGGGCTTATGATTCTGGTGGCCATCCCGTTTGTGTTCGGTCCCTTGCGAACGTCTGCAGCAGGGAAAAGAGTATTCATTGGATCCCTGGTCGGTCTGGGATATTATTTGATGACGGAAATTTTTAAGCATGTTGGCATTCTGTTCGGAGCCTCTCCTCTATTAACCACGGCCGCTCCCTTCCTCCTGTTGTCTCTTGTCACGTTTGTGTTGTGGCGGCGTTATCTCAATTGA
- the lptF gene encoding LPS export ABC transporter permease LptF: MLVKYLILEVLKPSAVVCGLLVALFAGYSWVTFLAKAVNALLPANMILTLIALKVGIALEVLIPISLYFGVILGFGRLYTDSEMKAFMACGVNPYRILFTVFSLSCLVAVLVSIFSLYLRPLAYEEIYRLKDEGEAGFRLSNLDAGHFYERRNGSLVFFAEDIDERHQKLSEVFVQSEHGETLQVFSAKTAQEQLDPQSGISIPVLFDGFEYKLTREGEIKHISSFSRMAIYPRELVAEYKRKAESTQNLMKSDSRKDITELQWRFLAPFSAILMGLLGVPLSRASPRQGKYAKIFTATVIFSVYYFTGLMVRNLVDQGILPIIPGLWWIVIVLGALLAYWLAPSRFTRGMS; the protein is encoded by the coding sequence ATGTTAGTCAAATATTTAATTCTCGAAGTCCTGAAGCCATCAGCCGTGGTCTGTGGACTTTTAGTGGCGTTATTTGCCGGATATAGTTGGGTCACATTTTTAGCCAAAGCCGTCAATGCCCTGTTGCCGGCAAATATGATTCTCACGTTAATTGCGTTAAAAGTGGGAATCGCGCTTGAAGTCCTCATTCCCATTTCGTTGTATTTCGGCGTTATTTTGGGGTTTGGCCGATTATACACCGACTCTGAAATGAAAGCCTTTATGGCGTGTGGTGTTAACCCATATCGGATCCTCTTTACGGTTTTTTCCCTTTCCTGTTTGGTGGCTGTCCTTGTCAGCATCTTTTCTTTATATCTGCGTCCATTGGCCTATGAAGAAATCTATCGATTAAAAGATGAAGGAGAGGCTGGATTTCGTTTGAGCAATTTGGATGCCGGACATTTTTATGAACGACGTAATGGATCCTTGGTTTTTTTCGCAGAGGATATTGATGAACGTCACCAAAAATTAAGTGAGGTGTTTGTTCAAAGTGAACATGGAGAGACGTTACAAGTCTTTTCAGCAAAGACAGCTCAAGAGCAACTTGATCCCCAAAGTGGCATCTCGATTCCTGTTCTCTTTGATGGATTCGAATATAAACTGACAAGGGAGGGGGAGATCAAGCACATTTCTAGTTTTTCACGGATGGCGATTTATCCTCGGGAGCTTGTGGCGGAATATAAACGCAAGGCCGAATCCACACAAAATTTAATGAAATCTGATTCTCGCAAGGATATCACAGAACTGCAATGGAGGTTTTTAGCGCCTTTTTCGGCTATTCTCATGGGGCTGCTGGGAGTGCCGTTGAGTCGTGCTTCACCGAGGCAGGGCAAATACGCCAAAATTTTCACAGCGACGGTAATTTTTTCAGTCTATTACTTTACGGGGCTGATGGTGAGAAATCTTGTTGATCAGGGCATACTCCCCATTATTCCGGGGCTTTGGTGGATTGTTATTGTCTTGGGAGCCTTATTGGCATATTGGTTGGCCCCCTCACGATTCACCCGAGGCATGTCCTAA
- a CDS encoding phosphocholine cytidylyltransferase family protein has product MKAVILSAGQGKRLLPHTADKPKCTVPVNGLPIVKRQIQALLRAGIDSIHIVVGFGAEKVEALLTEEIASGSVRTIYNPFFAMADNLMSCWAARNDMSQDFLLINGDTLFESAVLDGLLQAPSTPITLVTDEKMHYDADDMKVIVRGSQLDRIGKTLTIEQVNGESIGMIRFQGNGPKIFLSTLDQRIRKPEALKQWYLSLIDELAQQGHVSTFCIKGLKWAEIDNPSDLEQAERLFKN; this is encoded by the coding sequence ATGAAAGCCGTAATATTAAGTGCCGGCCAGGGAAAACGGTTACTCCCGCACACAGCCGATAAACCCAAATGTACCGTTCCTGTCAATGGACTACCCATTGTGAAACGGCAAATCCAAGCACTCCTTCGCGCGGGAATCGATTCCATTCACATTGTGGTCGGGTTTGGGGCTGAAAAGGTTGAAGCTCTTCTAACCGAAGAAATTGCCTCTGGCTCTGTCCGCACCATCTATAATCCATTTTTTGCGATGGCAGATAATTTGATGAGCTGTTGGGCGGCTCGGAACGACATGAGTCAGGATTTCCTCTTAATAAATGGGGATACCCTATTTGAATCAGCCGTTCTTGATGGTCTGTTGCAGGCTCCCTCTACTCCCATCACCTTAGTGACCGATGAGAAAATGCACTACGATGCTGACGACATGAAAGTCATCGTACGTGGCTCACAATTGGATCGAATTGGCAAAACCCTGACCATCGAACAGGTGAACGGAGAGTCCATCGGCATGATACGATTTCAGGGCAATGGACCTAAAATCTTTCTTTCCACGTTAGACCAACGCATTCGCAAACCCGAGGCGCTCAAGCAATGGTATTTATCACTCATCGACGAATTAGCCCAACAGGGTCATGTGTCGACCTTTTGCATCAAAGGGTTGAAGTGGGCTGAGATCGACAATCCTTCTGATTTAGAACAAGCGGAGCGTCTATTTAAAAATTAG
- a CDS encoding nucleotidyltransferase family protein, with product MGLEHQSVTALVLAGARTGRDPVARMAGVANKVLAQVGGEPMVSRVLETLAQSDGVGKRILCGPSWETVQDNSFLEKLIASGAVQWMEPAQGPSLSVARFLNEHPQEFPILVTTADHALLTPEMVNYFLREAQEKQMDVAVGLVPYSLVVASYPQSKRTVTRLTGGGFCGCNLFVLCTPKAKRIVEFWSRIERERKHPIRLIRTLGGLALVRYVLGWLSLAEALRRLGQKLNLQVQEVLLPFPEAAIDVDTPEDLSLAEEILANRQNTL from the coding sequence ATGGGGCTTGAGCACCAATCTGTCACGGCTCTGGTATTGGCTGGTGCCAGAACCGGTCGAGACCCAGTGGCCCGGATGGCAGGGGTAGCCAATAAGGTTCTGGCGCAGGTTGGTGGAGAACCGATGGTCTCCCGTGTTTTAGAGACCTTAGCCCAATCGGATGGAGTGGGAAAAAGAATTTTATGCGGGCCTTCCTGGGAAACGGTGCAAGATAATTCGTTTTTAGAGAAACTGATTGCGTCAGGAGCGGTCCAGTGGATGGAGCCTGCACAAGGTCCAAGTCTCAGCGTTGCGAGGTTTCTCAATGAACATCCTCAGGAATTCCCTATCCTGGTCACGACGGCGGACCATGCCCTGTTAACACCAGAGATGGTGAATTATTTTCTGCGTGAAGCCCAGGAAAAGCAGATGGATGTGGCCGTAGGCCTGGTGCCGTATTCCCTGGTTGTGGCCTCCTATCCTCAATCCAAGCGAACGGTCACTCGACTGACGGGCGGAGGGTTCTGTGGATGCAATTTATTTGTCCTCTGTACACCAAAGGCTAAGCGAATAGTGGAGTTTTGGAGCCGGATTGAGCGTGAGCGCAAGCATCCCATTCGCCTGATTCGAACGCTTGGGGGGCTGGCCCTAGTCCGCTATGTGCTTGGTTGGTTATCCCTTGCAGAAGCTCTACGGCGGCTGGGGCAAAAGCTCAATCTTCAAGTGCAGGAAGTGCTGCTTCCGTTTCCTGAAGCAGCCATCGATGTGGATACTCCTGAAGATCTTTCCTTAGCGGAAGAAATCTTGGCGAACCGACAAAATACCCTCTAG
- a CDS encoding GNAT family N-acetyltransferase has protein sequence MIRVEPVADQAALKEFIRLPWKLYDSDPHWIPPLWLERLHTFSPKNPYFQHARWQCWLAYRGQEPVGRICAQIDDLHLGKYQDQTGFFGLLEAEEENSVFRALFQTAETWLQTHGMTNVRGPFNLSINQECGLLVDGFDSPPMIMMGHARPYYAQLVERNAYAKAQDLLAYRIGIHFSFPPGVSLFLKKAKTSMRIRPLRRKHLKEDLAIIKDIFEEAWSDNWGFLPFTDAEFAEIGQQLKILVEDDFVQIAEIDGEPTAMLVAFPNIHEVIRDLNGRLFPWGWLKILWRVKGSYPRSARVALMGVRKRFQSSPMGAAMAYGLIEAVREAGLRKNIQQIETSWILEGNKRMRHILESLGAEPYKTYRIYEKHLQ, from the coding sequence TTGATTCGTGTTGAACCGGTCGCCGACCAGGCCGCCCTTAAAGAATTTATTCGTCTTCCATGGAAATTGTACGACTCAGATCCTCATTGGATTCCACCTTTATGGCTTGAGCGGCTTCATACTTTTTCTCCGAAAAATCCGTATTTTCAGCATGCTCGTTGGCAATGTTGGCTAGCCTATCGCGGGCAGGAACCTGTCGGGCGAATCTGTGCTCAGATCGACGACCTGCATCTCGGCAAGTATCAGGATCAGACGGGGTTTTTTGGCCTGCTTGAAGCAGAAGAAGAAAACAGTGTCTTTCGAGCACTGTTCCAGACAGCCGAAACCTGGCTTCAGACTCATGGGATGACGAATGTTCGGGGGCCGTTTAATTTGTCCATCAATCAGGAATGTGGTTTGTTGGTCGATGGATTTGATTCACCGCCCATGATTATGATGGGCCATGCCAGACCTTACTACGCGCAATTGGTTGAACGAAATGCCTATGCGAAGGCACAGGACCTTTTAGCCTATCGGATTGGAATACATTTTAGTTTTCCCCCTGGAGTGTCCCTGTTTCTTAAAAAAGCGAAAACCTCAATGCGCATTCGTCCCTTACGTCGGAAGCATCTGAAAGAGGATTTGGCGATTATCAAGGATATTTTCGAAGAGGCCTGGTCAGACAATTGGGGGTTTCTTCCATTCACCGATGCCGAATTTGCCGAGATCGGTCAGCAGCTTAAGATTTTGGTCGAAGATGATTTTGTGCAGATCGCTGAAATCGATGGAGAGCCAACGGCGATGTTGGTTGCCTTTCCCAATATTCATGAGGTCATTCGAGATCTTAATGGGCGGTTGTTCCCATGGGGGTGGCTAAAAATCTTATGGCGGGTGAAAGGCTCCTATCCCCGGTCGGCTCGGGTTGCCTTAATGGGAGTGCGTAAACGATTCCAATCAAGTCCCATGGGGGCGGCGATGGCCTATGGGTTGATTGAAGCTGTGAGAGAAGCTGGCCTTCGTAAAAATATCCAGCAGATCGAAACCTCCTGGATTTTGGAAGGGAATAAACGCATGCGTCACATTCTGGAATCACTCGGAGCCGAACCATACAAGACCTATAGAATTTATGAGAAGCATCTTCAATGA
- a CDS encoding sterol desaturase family protein: MLTSQWYREKYLLDRMTFRDLRRAYILYPSIQMYAVLLTCSIIGAFVFFPYFPVSPLRVAGSIVATLLAYPFVEYAVHRFILHGRYLYRSPWTAALWKRIHYDHHQDSNDLRVLFGAASTTLPTIVVATFPIGMSIGGWVGVALSFATGLACFMVYELCHCMQHLRVNPKNKFLRRVKRHHLLHHFHNEKGNFGITSLFCDRIFGSEYGNAEDVPFSQTVSNLGYADQERSHYPWVAQLSEQKP, from the coding sequence GTGTTAACCAGTCAATGGTATCGTGAAAAGTATCTCCTTGATCGCATGACATTTCGCGATCTAAGGAGGGCGTATATTCTATACCCGAGTATTCAAATGTATGCGGTGTTATTGACTTGTAGTATTATCGGGGCCTTCGTGTTTTTCCCTTATTTCCCTGTTTCTCCATTGCGTGTGGCAGGAAGTATCGTGGCGACTCTGCTGGCTTACCCATTCGTGGAATATGCGGTTCATCGATTTATTTTACATGGGCGATATCTCTATCGGTCGCCATGGACGGCAGCTTTGTGGAAACGCATTCACTATGATCATCACCAAGATTCCAACGATTTGCGCGTGTTGTTTGGGGCGGCTTCAACCACCCTGCCGACGATTGTTGTGGCCACCTTTCCTATCGGGATGAGTATTGGTGGCTGGGTAGGGGTTGCCCTTTCTTTTGCGACAGGATTGGCGTGTTTTATGGTGTATGAACTCTGTCACTGCATGCAGCATTTGCGTGTGAATCCAAAGAATAAATTTTTACGGCGTGTCAAACGCCACCATTTACTGCATCATTTTCATAACGAAAAGGGAAACTTTGGCATCACGAGTCTGTTCTGTGATCGGATATTCGGCAGTGAGTACGGGAATGCCGAAGACGTGCCTTTCAGTCAGACTGTTTCCAACCTGGGTTATGCGGATCAGGAACGATCCCACTATCCGTGGGTGGCCCAACTATCCGAACAGAAGCCATAA